The window CGGGGTTTCAGTAGGGCGCGAACGTCCGTCACTATCGGCTTGTTCTTGCCACCGACGACGACAGTCTCGTCCGCGCCGACGGTACCGTCGTAAAGCACCACGTCGAGGGTCGTCCCGAAGCCTTTCTCCTCTTTGACTTCGAGAACCGTTCCGGCGCCCGGTCCGGTGACGTCGATTTCCATGTCGTCGCGCATGTACCGTTGGGCCAGTCCCATCAGCACCGTGAGCAGGTCGGGAACGCCTTCGCCCGTCTCCGCGCTGACCGGCACCACACCGACGTTGTTCTGGAAGTTCTGCACTCGCCAGTACAGGTCAGCCGAAAATCCTGCATCACTGAGTTCACCGATCAGTTCATACAGGTTCTGATCGAGTGTCGAGCGTGCTCGATCACTCTGTGCGTCGTACGTTCCCTGAATCGGCGAGTCCGGTTTCGGATTCCATCCCGGCGTCGTATCGATTTTGTTCGCCGCGACGACGAACGGGGTCTGTGACTGTGCGAGGATGTTTATCGCCTCTTCAGTCTGTGGCTGGAACCCGTCGTTGACGTCGACGACGAGGATCGCGATGTCCGCCAGCGCACCACCGCGCGACCGAAGGGTCGTAAACGAGTGGTGCCCCGGCGTGTCGATGAACAGCAGTCCCGGAAGGTCGAAATCGTCCGGATTGACCAGTTTCCCGGCGACTTTCGACACGATGTCGAGTGGTACCGCTGTTGCACCGATGTGTTGTGTGATTGCGCCCGCTTCACCTTCTATCACCGTCGAGCCGCGGATTTTGTCGAGCAAGCTGGTTTTGCCGTGGTCGACGTGACCGAGGACTGCGACGATGGGGGTTCTGAGAGACGGGGTTTCCGTCTCGTGTGAATCTGTGTCCGACATACCTACCACCCGGGAGAAGTTCTTATCACAGAACAACCCCGCACAGCATTTAACTCCATCGCCACGCAGGTGCGACAGGACGTGGAAAAAATGGGGCACGAAAGAGTGGTTCATCCGGACTCGAAAACGAACGACTGCAACGGATGGGAGACTCGCCTTGGACTCCACCGGCTCTCCTCACCGATACCACCCCGTGGAGTTTATGTAGTAGCGGTCGGTAACCCCCAACTATGTCGGACATACTCGCGGAGAATCTCTCAGGGAAGGCCGTTATGGGGTCAGACGGCACGGAACTGGGGATGCTCTACAACATCACGATGAACTTGAAGACGGGGGAACTGTCCAGCCTCGTCGTCGAACCGGATGAACAGATCGACCCGAAAACCGTCGACCTCGAAATCGATGAGGATGGGCATTTCGAACTTCCCGTCAACCGGGTACAGGCGGTCAAAGATTACATCGTAGTTCAGCGGTAATGTACGTTTTAGACGCCTCAGCTTTTATCAACGAGTATCATACGACCGAACAGACAGCGTCCATTCCAATGGTCCAACAGGAGCTAGAGGGCGAACACGCCTTCCGATTCGACGCCATGGAAGGGTCAGGGATGCACATCCACCTGCCACGCGACGATGCGGTCGAAAAGGTCCGCCGTGCCGCGGACGAGACTGGTGATTTGGACGTCCTGTCGATGACGGACATCCGACTCATCGCCGCCACGTTCGAACTCGACGGGACGCTCGTCACCGACGACTACGCGATGCAAAACGTCGCCGAACGTATGGACGTGGCCGTCGATGTTATCGCTCAGGACGGCATCGAGGAACAGCGAAACTGGTCGTTCCAGTGTGCCGGTTGTGGTCGGGAGTTCGACGAGGACAAAGACCGCTGTCCGATCTGTGGCAGTCCGCTCTCGCGGAAGAACCCCTCCTAAGGGTTTACCCGGCGTACTGTACGTACATCAGCCCGAAAAGGACTGCGTCGAACGAGCCGTGTATGAGTGCCGAGACGGTGACGTTGCCCGTCTTGAGGTAGGCACCACCGAGGAGGAGTGAGAGCAGGAAGATGACGATGAGCGTTCCACCGGTCGCGACGAGCGTCGATGACCCTGCCGCGTAGGCGGGGATGTGTGCCAGTGCGAAGATCGCGCTCGCGACGACGACCGCACCGTATTTCGAGAACGGACCGTACAGGGATTTTTGAATGATGTTCCGGTAGAGCAACTCCTCACCCGGGCCGATGAGGAGCCATGCGGCAGGGATCATGATGAGAAGGATTTCGGGATTGCCCGTACTGACTTGTTGTTCGATGCTGTGGTCCGCGGTCCCGATTCCGAGTTGGGTGAGGATGACGCCGACGATGATCTGCAACACGAGGAGGCCGATCGTGCCGACGACGACATAGCCCCAATCACGCGCATTGGGGAGCTTGAAATCGAGATACGACAATCCGTATCCACGGCCGAGCATGAACAGGGCGGCGACCGTTCCGGTCCCAAAACCGAGTGAAAGCGTGGAAAGCGCGAGTCGTTCCATCGGTCCAAGCGAGTTGGGACCGAGGACGAGAAGGAACGCAGTCGCCCATAGCGAGATAGCGAGCAGGCCCGAGAAGCCGAGAACGCCACCGATTGTGACCGCACGCACCATCTGGCCGAGCGAACCACGAGTCGGCGAATCGCCACCGACGCCTGCCGCTGTACCGTCTTCCATAGCCGGAGGAAGGGACTGCGGGAGTAAAGATGCTACGACCAGACGTTCAGTGGCGACGGGAGAGGAGTGCGATTCCGGCGAGCGCGGCCATTGCGACGACCAATCCGAACCCGGGTTGACCACCGGTATCGCTAGATTCGACGGTAGTCGTGGAGGTATCGACACTCTCGTCGGCCACAGGGGTGGTCTTCTCGGTCGTCATCTCGGCTTCGGTGTCATTCGTCACGGAATCGCTGGTCGTGGTTGTCGTCGATAGCGCCGTCGTCGTTGTCGTCGTCGTTTCCGTTCCGTTTTGGAGGACACCATCGACGGCGACGAGCGGATCTTCCGCAGTCGAGTTGTTTTTCCGCGTGGAGACGACGACGCCGAACTCCGTTTCGGCGTCGTAGTCGCTAAAGTTGAACGTCGCAGTGAACGTTCCATCCGGTCGAACCGCAACCGGCCGCGATTTGAAGAACTGGCTCGTCGCGTGAATTTCGACGAGCAGTTCAGTATCCGGTTCGAGGGTCGTTTCGCCATGAAGCGTCTGGTTCGCGGCAGCATCGAGGACGAGGAGGTCACCCTCGTAATCGAGCGACACGGAACTGTTGTTCGCCTCGGTCGTATCGTGGTCGAACGGCGTATCAGCGAGCGTCTCTACGGGATATCCGTCGGACGAAGCGGGGTCACTGAAAGCAGTGGCCGCGCCGGTGAAGAGCGAAATTGCGACGAAAGCCGCGAGAACCGTCGAAACGTAGTTGTTACTCATCATACTGTAAGTGCGCCATTGAGGAGACGCAGAGGACGTTTGATTACACTTCGTAGTCCGGTAAATGCTTTGTGAACGATGGCTATTCGATCACGAGATTCGACTTGTCAGCAACCGAATCAGCTTCGTCGAACTCGCCGCCGCCAAGCAAGCCGCGGGCGGCACGCTTGCCCCACTCGACTGCCGGTTGGTTGAACGTCTGGACGCTGTAGAGTTCACCCGCGAGGACACAGGACGCTTCCAAACAGTAGAGGAGTTCGCCGAGTCCATATTCGTCGACGCGGTCGATTTCGAGACGGACGGACGGCTGTCCCGATTCCGCAAGACTCGCCTCGGTCGCTTCGAACTCCGCGTCGAGCAGTGTTCCGAGGCTTTGCCCGCCGAGGTACTCCAGACCGGGAAGGTCGGTTTTCGGGATCGAACGGTCCCCTCGCTCGGTCGGACGGACGAACGTGACCATCTTGTCGCGGGGGCCTGCCCGGTACAGCTGGAGTTGGGAGTGCTGGTCGGTCGCACCGAGCGCTCGGACTGGCGTCTGACCCAGTCCATCCTTCCCGAGACTCTCGGCCCACAACTGAGCGAACCACTCGGCGAACGTCTCCAGCGACTCGGCGTAGGGCATCATCGCGTTGATTCCCGCCCCGCGTTCGTCCAGCGCGTAGCACGCCGTTCCGTAGGCGTAGGCGGGTGAATCGAACAGCGATCCCGACAGCCGATTCGCCTCCGCCGCTGCCCCCGAAAGCACCGCGTCGATGTCGTGACCCTGAATCGCGGCACAGGCCAATCCGACGGTCGAAAGCACCGAAAACCGCCCCGGAACACCGTCCGGAACGTCGAGTGCGGGCAGGTCGTGTCGGTGTGCGAGGTTTCGGAGATTGCCCTCGTCGCCGGTCGTGACGAAGGTTCGGTCCGTCCAGTCCACGCCGTCCGCTTCCATCGCGTCGCGCACGGCGAGGAAGTTCGCCAGCGTCTCGGCCGTCGTTCCCGAGCGAGAGACCACGTTGACTGCAGTAGTCGAGAGCGGGATGGTGTCGAGAAGGGACGAAACGTGTTCGGGGTCCACGTTGTCGAAGAAGTATGCATCCACATCGGATTCCAGTCCGTGCGCCAGCGTCGCCGCGCCGAGCGCACTTCCGCCGATGCCGACCGTGAGTACAGTTTCGGCATCCGCGAACGGTTCGACCGCGGCCCGAATCTCGTCGGTATCGGTCGTCTCCGGCAGGTTCAGTGCTTCGTACCCGTGTTCGTTGTTTTCGCGTCCCGTTTCGATTCGCTCGTGGGCGTCGGCGACGCGCTCGTCCAATCGGTCGAGTGCGTCGCGTGAGACGCCGGGAGAGGCAACGGTGTCGAGGACGTTGCCGAGGTCAACTCGCATACGAGAGTCGGCACTGTGTGGGAAGAAAAAGCCACCTGCTTCGGTGCGCCGGGAACGTGCCACTGGGAGAGAGTTCTGGTACAGTGATTTCAGGCATCACCTACTTATCCCGGATGGTTCGGAACGGGATTTCCCGATGTTTACCGCTGTCACTCGAATACTGAGCCCCAGTCGCTTCAACACTGCCGATCTTACGAGCGGTTTCGATCGAGAGGCAGGTACCACATCCCAAACGCCGACCGGTCGAAAATCGGCGACCGCCGGAGGTAGCAGGAGTCAGCAAGCCGCACAAACCACAGAATCAACAGCCACGCAGCCACTAGAAAGGAGGCAACTCACCACAAGCGGGGAAAGTAATTCACCGCGAACGAGGAAAGTGGTGATTTAGTACGCGTATCGCAGATTCGGCACCGGGTCGTCACCGGCCTCGATTTTCTCCAGGGCGCCCTCGAAGTCCCGCATCGTCACCTCGGTACGACCGTCGCGAATGGCAAACATACCGCTTTCAGTCGTCAAGCTTTCGATTTCGGCACCGCTGAATCCTTCGGTTTCCTCGGCAAGTCGGTCGAAATCCACGTCGTCCGCGAGGTTCATGTCGCTGGTGTGGATTTCGAGGATACGGTGACGACCCTCCTCGTCCGGGTTCGGCACTTCGATGAGGCGGTCGAAGCGACCGGGGCGGAGGATGGCACTGTCGAGCATGTCGAAGCGGTTGGTCGCCGCGATGATGCGGATCTCGCCGCGGTCCTCGAACCCGTCCATCTCCGAGAGCAGTTGCATCATCGTCCGCTGCACCTCGGCGTCGCCCGACGTTTTCGAGTCGGTACGCTTCGATGCGACCGCGTCGATTTCGTCGATGAAGATGACTGCCGGTTCGCGCTCGGATGCGAGTTCGAACAGGTCGCGGACGAGTTTGGCACCCTCGCCGATGAACTTCTGAACGAGTTCCGATCCGGCCATCTTGATGAACGTGGCGTCGGTCTGCTTGGCGACTGCCTTCGCCAGCATCGTCTTCCCAGTTCCCGGTGGCCCGTGGAGGAGGACGCCGGATGGCGGTTCGATACCGGCGGCTTCGAACTGTTCGGGGTTGATGAGGGGTTCTTCGACCGCTTCCCTGACCTCTCGAATCTGTTCTTCGATACCACCAATGTCGTCGTAGGCTACGTCCGGCGATGCGTCCACTTCCATCGCCTGTGCTCGCGCGTCCGTCTCCATATCCAGTAGTCGCTCGATGGTAAACGAGTCGTTGACTGCGACCCGATCACCGGCCTCGATGTCCTCGCGCAGTTGCACCGCGACGTCCGTCAACACCTCTTGGTTGTTTCCGTGTTGTTTGATGATGAGACCGTCATCAGTCACGTCTTCAACCGTTGCAACGTACAGCGACGTCGTTTTCAGCGTCTCGTTCTCCCGCTGAAGACGATCCACCTCGTCGGCAAGATCTTCGCGGCGTTCTCCGGCGTCTTCGACACGTTCACGCAGTTTTTCGTTGACCTTGACGATATCCGTAAAGTGTTCCTGGAGTGCCGACAGGCGCTCCTCATCGGACATCTCCGGATCGAGTTCGAGTGTTGGTCTATCAGGGACAGATGGACTGCGCGACATTTGTTATTCCTTCGTATGTCGCCACATTAAAAGTGCCTTTGGGTCGCGGACCATCCGGAAGACTTCTGTATCTTCAAAATAATCACGCGTGTTGCCGTGGTTTTGTGGGTATTTACTCCCTTTTTGACTCAAATTACACCAAGATATTTTCAAAAAAATATAATATGCAAGATCCAACGACGGTGAAAATCGAACGTGAGCAATCCGGGCGGGACAGCGACTGAGAGACTGTTCTTCGTGGGGCGAAATCGATAGCGGGTCCCGTGTTAAATCAACGATTCCATCTTATCGAGATGTGCGTCGTAGACATCGAGGGCTCGCTGAATCGGTTCGGGCGACGCCATGTCGACACCCGCATCGCGAAGAAGTTCGAGCGGGTATTCTCGTGATCCACTGCTGAGGAAGTCGAGGTACTTTTCGGCAGCGGGTTCGCCTTCCTCCAGAATCTTGTCGGCCAGTGCAACGGCGGCGCTGATACCCGTACTGTACTGATAGACATAGTAGGCGCGGTAGAAATGCGGGATACGCATCCATTCACGCTCGATTCGCTCGTCAACGACCGCGGGTTCGTAGAACTCGCGTTTGAGGTCACCGTAGATCTCGTCTAGTCGGTCGGGCGTGAGTGCCTCGCCATTCTCCGCTACCTGATGGGTTTGGTATTCGAAGTCGGCGAAGAGCGTCTGGCGATAGAGAACCGAGCGGAACTGTTCCAGATATTCGTTCAACACGTGAAGACGGAATTCCGGATCCTCGACGGTTTCGAGTAGATGGTGTGTCAGGAGTGCCTCGTTGACCGTGCTGGCTACCTCGGCGACGAAGATTTCATAGCCGCCGTACACGTAGGGTTGCGTCTCGCTCGTCAACTGCGAGTGAAGCGAGTGCCCGAGTTCGTGTGCGAGCGTATACATCGAGGTGACATCGTCTTGATAGTTCATGAGGATGAACGGCTGCGTGTCGTATGTCCCACCGCTGTACGCACCCGACCGCTTGTCCTGCGTCTCGTACACGTCTATCCAGCGCGAATCGATGCCGTCAGCGACGCGCGACTGGTAGTCCTCCCCGAGCGCACCCACGGCGTCGACGACGTACTCGACCGCTTGGTCGTAGTCGAGGTCGGGACTCTTCGAGTCGGTCATCGGCATGTAGATATCCCACATTCGGAGTTCGTCCACTCCGAGGCTCTCGCGTTTGAGTTCGGCGTGGCGATGGAGTTTATCGAGGTTGTCACGCACCGTATCGAGCAGATTGTCGTACACCTCCGGCGGGACGTTCGGACCGTCCAGCGCCGCTTCGCGTGCGGTGTCGTAGTTCCGGGCGCGAGCGTACTTCACGTCCGACTTGACGCTGTTTTTATACGCAGCGCCGACCGAATTCCGCACGTCACTCCACTCGTCAAAGTAGTTCTCGTAGACCGTCTGCCGGAATTCGCGGTCGGGATTTTTGAGCAGGTTGACGACGTTACTTTGTGTTATTTCGACCGCATCTCCGTCAGGGCCTTCGACGGTCGGGAAGGCCATGTCGGCGTTCGAGAGCATGTTGTAGATCTCGCTGGACGCACCCGTGACCTCGCCGAACTCCGCGAGTAGATTCTCGATTTCCGCCGAGCGGGTGTGCTCTTTCATCCGCATCACGTCGTCGAGGTAATGGTCGTACTGTTCCAGACCGTCCGTCTCCTCGATCATGCGGTCGAGTTCGTCGCGGTCGAGTGACTGCACTTCCGGCTCGATGAAACTCGACGCGCTCTGGGCACGCGAAGCGAGCGACTGGGCACGGGTCGAAAGTGCCTGATACTGTTGGTCGGAGGTATCCTCGTCGCTTCGCATTCGGGCGTACGATGCAACCATCGAGACCTCGCGGCCGATTTCGTCCGAGAGTTGCAGAACCGAGAGAAGGGTTTCGCCGTCGTCCGTCGTTTGGCCTTCGTACGCTTCGAGGTCACCCAATCGGTCCTCGACGTTCTCGTAGGCTTCCTCCCATTCGTCGTCGCTCGCGTAGATGCTCTCCAAATCCCATTTGTACACGGTATCGATATCGCTCCGTTCGGGAACAGAACTCATACCATACTGGTAAGGATAGCTCCCCTGTAAACGTTGAGATTTCGGAAGGATACTTTACCGCCGGACAGAGGTTTTTACGGGATGACGACACAGTGGGGGTATGGTTGACGAGGCACAGATAGCGCTCGCCGGAATGTGGCAGGACGAGTATCCATGGACGTTTTTGACGAAATTGACCGAACTCGAAAATCGGATGGGTGGCCATCCCGGTGAGCGACGGGCCGCCGAACTCGTCGCCGAGGGGTTCGAACGCGCTGGTGCGCGAAACGCCCACACCGAATCGTTCGAGATGGACTGTTGGTCACGTGGGTCCGCACGACTCGCGGTCACTGACCCGGTGGAACGCTCGTTCGAAACCATCGCGCTGCCGTACTCGCCCGCTGGCGACGTACAGGGCGAATTGGTCGATGTCGGCCACGGCATGCCCGACGAAATCGACGAGAACGACGTTGCCGGAAAAATCGCGGTTGCAAGCACGACGACACCCGCGGGGAGTCGGTTTATTCACCGAATGGAGAAGTTCGGCTACGCTGCCGCAGCAGGTGCCGACGGGTTCATTTTCCACAATCACGTTTCGGGACAACTTCCACCGACCGGGTCGCTCACCTTCGGGGACGAAACCGCGATTCCGGGTGTCGGGGTGAGCAAGGAAACCGGTGCATGGCTGACCGACTACGCCGACCGCGGCGCAAGTGCGAGGCTCATCGTCGATGCCGAAACGACACCGGGGACGAGCCACAACGCCGTTGCGGAACTCGGGCCGGATACCGAGGACGAGGTCGTGGTCGTCGCTCATCTCGACTCGCACGATATCGCCGAGGGTGCCCTCGACAACGGATGCGGTATTACCGTCGTCGTCGCGGCGGCCCATTTGCTTGCGAAGATGGACCTCGACACCCGGGTTCGAATCGCCGGAGTCGGCTGTGAAGAAATCGGACTGTTGGGAAGCGAGGTGCTCGTAGAATCGCTCGACCCCTCGAACGTAAACGCCGTCGTCAACGTCGATGGTGCGGGCCGATTCCGCGACATGCGGGCGTACCTTCATGGTTCCGAAACGATGCGTGACGTGGTCGAAACCGTCTCGGATGAGACGAATCAACCCATCAAGCAACAGGAGGGAGTCCATCCCTTCAGCGACCACTGGCCGTTCCTGAAAGAGGGAATTCCCGCGCTCCAACTGCACAGCGAGCAAGACCACAGCGCGCCGGGAGCACGCGGCCGGGGATGGGGACACACCCACGCCGACACACGGGACAAAGTGGACGACAGAAACCTGCGCGAACACGCCATGTTGGCGGCGTTGCTCGTGCGAGAGGTCGCCTCGCGCGACGAGATTCCGAGGCGGGAGGCGGAGGACGTGGCCGCGAACCTCCGCGAAAACGACTACGAAGAGGGGATGCGGGCGGCCGGCATCTGGCCCGACGAGTGGGTTTAACTTTCGATTCGCTTGCCGTCCATGATCGCTCCGATGAGAACCGCGAGGCCACGGAGGACGAAGTAGACCCCGACAAACAGCGACAGGCCGGTGATAACCAGTGACAGGATTGCACCCACTGTACCGAAGGAGAGGGTGAAAATGCCAGCAACTCCCGAACCGATAGCTCCGAGTATCAGACCGAGGAAGACGTACATCGTCGCTTGCCAAAGCCAGTCAGTGTCAGGTCGATGACTCATACGGGAATCCATCGTCCAAATAACAAAACGATTCCGGTGGACGAAATCGACGGGAGTCGTACTCACCCAACGGAAAGTCAGCCCCGGTGCGTGATTTCGTCCCGGACGATGTCCTCGACGAGTTCCCCGAGTCCGCGGACGATGAAGTAGACCCCGATAAGGAGGGAACTGATATAGAACAGCGCGAACACGACGATTCCGAAACCATTTATCGCCCCGGCAATCGTCGCGCCGACCCATCGTCCGAACGAGAAAATCAGTATCCCGGTGGCGATGTTTACCGTCACATCTCGGAGCAGGTCGTTGCCTACCATAATAGATGGCCCCACATGACAGTGAGAAAGCTATTCGAGGTGTGTAGTGATCTCTCCGGCAACTCGCGACCGGGTCCGGCGCTCGATTCGCAAGTCGCGGAACACGTCTCTGGCACTCTTCGCCGCATCGTCCTCGAGTTCGAACTCACAGCCATAGCCCACGTCCGCGAGCAGCAGTGGATGTGCAGGAGCGGGCGGGATTCCTTCCGGTCCGTCCAACGGTTTCGCGGAGAGGACGCGCTCGATTTTCGCCATCGGGGCGTCGCCGACCGCGATGGCGTGGACGAGCGAGACGACCCGACGAACCAGATTACGGGCAAAGCCACCGGCCCGGAGCGTAAAGACGAGATAGTCGCCGTCCTGCAGGACGTGGATATCGAGGTCGCGGACGGTACCGTCGTCATCGGGCGTCAGATTGTGATAATCGTTCTCGCCGGCGAGTCGCTTGGAGGCATCTTTTGCGAGACCAAGGTTCGCCTTCGGGGCGTAGCAGTGGTAGACGTACTCCCGATAGTAGGCGTCGTGTGTCGCGTGAAATTCCGGAACGACCTCGGCGCTCGCCCACGCACGGATCGACCCCGGAAGTTCGCTGTTGAACGCCGAGGGAGTGAGCCAGTCGGGACACTCGAACGCGACTGTCTGTGCAAGAGCGGAAACACCGGCGTCGGTTCGACCCGCGGCGGCGTATCCCTCCGGGACGGTATCCGCGACACCGAGGGCACGGAGTGCATCGAACATCGCATCCTCCACGGTCGGAACGTCCGGCTGGCGCTGAAATCCGTAGAACGGACGGCCATCATAGGCAACTCGAAAGGCGCGCATCGCCAGTCCGTACACGTGGGATGGGTATAGTTCGTTGGATGCTACTGCATGGAACGATATCGGTTGTAGATGCGTACCGGACGGTAAGTCCAGGGTTCACTCGAATCGAAAAGTTATATCCGTGGTAAACGACCAGTCAAGCGTTGCATTATCCACCGGTGAGAAACCCTGTAACGTAGGTTTGCTCGTGCGCAGGGAACACGTCGTTTACCGCATCCGCACCGTGCTGTTCCGTAAGTAGGGTTCGTAATTCCGCTTCGTAGTCGGCCTTTCGAATTTCGTCACTCGGGCCGGATTCGACGTCGAGGTTCGCAGTGACGAGTCGATCGACTGCACTGCGACCGAATCCGGAGAGTGGCACGATATAATCGATGTCGTAGCGGTCTTCGAGACTTTGCGTTTGCGCACGCGAGACCGTTGGGACCCGGTCGTCCCGACGCGTTCCATCGGCAATCGCGTCGAAGCGCATCCCAGCCACGCTTTCCAGAGCGTGGAGATGTACTTGCTGGATACCGTTCCGAGGATAGCCGTCT of the Haladaptatus caseinilyticus genome contains:
- a CDS encoding PRC-barrel domain-containing protein — translated: MSDILAENLSGKAVMGSDGTELGMLYNITMNLKTGELSSLVVEPDEQIDPKTVDLEIDEDGHFELPVNRVQAVKDYIVVQR
- a CDS encoding NOB1 family endonuclease; the protein is MYVLDASAFINEYHTTEQTASIPMVQQELEGEHAFRFDAMEGSGMHIHLPRDDAVEKVRRAADETGDLDVLSMTDIRLIAATFELDGTLVTDDYAMQNVAERMDVAVDVIAQDGIEEQRNWSFQCAGCGREFDEDKDRCPICGSPLSRKNPS
- a CDS encoding CPBP family intramembrane glutamic endopeptidase, producing the protein MEDGTAAGVGGDSPTRGSLGQMVRAVTIGGVLGFSGLLAISLWATAFLLVLGPNSLGPMERLALSTLSLGFGTGTVAALFMLGRGYGLSYLDFKLPNARDWGYVVVGTIGLLVLQIIVGVILTQLGIGTADHSIEQQVSTGNPEILLIMIPAAWLLIGPGEELLYRNIIQKSLYGPFSKYGAVVVASAIFALAHIPAYAAGSSTLVATGGTLIVIFLLSLLLGGAYLKTGNVTVSALIHGSFDAVLFGLMYVQYAG
- a CDS encoding BGTF surface domain-containing protein, which translates into the protein MMSNNYVSTVLAAFVAISLFTGAATAFSDPASSDGYPVETLADTPFDHDTTEANNSSVSLDYEGDLLVLDAAANQTLHGETTLEPDTELLVEIHATSQFFKSRPVAVRPDGTFTATFNFSDYDAETEFGVVVSTRKNNSTAEDPLVAVDGVLQNGTETTTTTTTALSTTTTTSDSVTNDTEAEMTTEKTTPVADESVDTSTTTVESSDTGGQPGFGLVVAMAALAGIALLSRRH
- a CDS encoding glucose-6-phosphate isomerase, producing MRVDLGNVLDTVASPGVSRDALDRLDERVADAHERIETGRENNEHGYEALNLPETTDTDEIRAAVEPFADAETVLTVGIGGSALGAATLAHGLESDVDAYFFDNVDPEHVSSLLDTIPLSTTAVNVVSRSGTTAETLANFLAVRDAMEADGVDWTDRTFVTTGDEGNLRNLAHRHDLPALDVPDGVPGRFSVLSTVGLACAAIQGHDIDAVLSGAAAEANRLSGSLFDSPAYAYGTACYALDERGAGINAMMPYAESLETFAEWFAQLWAESLGKDGLGQTPVRALGATDQHSQLQLYRAGPRDKMVTFVRPTERGDRSIPKTDLPGLEYLGGQSLGTLLDAEFEATEASLAESGQPSVRLEIDRVDEYGLGELLYCLEASCVLAGELYSVQTFNQPAVEWGKRAARGLLGGGEFDEADSVADKSNLVIE
- the pan2 gene encoding proteasome-activating nucleotidase Pan2 codes for the protein MSRSPSVPDRPTLELDPEMSDEERLSALQEHFTDIVKVNEKLRERVEDAGERREDLADEVDRLQRENETLKTTSLYVATVEDVTDDGLIIKQHGNNQEVLTDVAVQLREDIEAGDRVAVNDSFTIERLLDMETDARAQAMEVDASPDVAYDDIGGIEEQIREVREAVEEPLINPEQFEAAGIEPPSGVLLHGPPGTGKTMLAKAVAKQTDATFIKMAGSELVQKFIGEGAKLVRDLFELASEREPAVIFIDEIDAVASKRTDSKTSGDAEVQRTMMQLLSEMDGFEDRGEIRIIAATNRFDMLDSAILRPGRFDRLIEVPNPDEEGRHRILEIHTSDMNLADDVDFDRLAEETEGFSGAEIESLTTESGMFAIRDGRTEVTMRDFEGALEKIEAGDDPVPNLRYAY
- the pepF gene encoding oligoendopeptidase F, yielding MSSVPERSDIDTVYKWDLESIYASDDEWEEAYENVEDRLGDLEAYEGQTTDDGETLLSVLQLSDEIGREVSMVASYARMRSDEDTSDQQYQALSTRAQSLASRAQSASSFIEPEVQSLDRDELDRMIEETDGLEQYDHYLDDVMRMKEHTRSAEIENLLAEFGEVTGASSEIYNMLSNADMAFPTVEGPDGDAVEITQSNVVNLLKNPDREFRQTVYENYFDEWSDVRNSVGAAYKNSVKSDVKYARARNYDTAREAALDGPNVPPEVYDNLLDTVRDNLDKLHRHAELKRESLGVDELRMWDIYMPMTDSKSPDLDYDQAVEYVVDAVGALGEDYQSRVADGIDSRWIDVYETQDKRSGAYSGGTYDTQPFILMNYQDDVTSMYTLAHELGHSLHSQLTSETQPYVYGGYEIFVAEVASTVNEALLTHHLLETVEDPEFRLHVLNEYLEQFRSVLYRQTLFADFEYQTHQVAENGEALTPDRLDEIYGDLKREFYEPAVVDERIEREWMRIPHFYRAYYVYQYSTGISAAVALADKILEEGEPAAEKYLDFLSSGSREYPLELLRDAGVDMASPEPIQRALDVYDAHLDKMESLI
- a CDS encoding M28 family metallopeptidase, with product MVDEAQIALAGMWQDEYPWTFLTKLTELENRMGGHPGERRAAELVAEGFERAGARNAHTESFEMDCWSRGSARLAVTDPVERSFETIALPYSPAGDVQGELVDVGHGMPDEIDENDVAGKIAVASTTTPAGSRFIHRMEKFGYAAAAGADGFIFHNHVSGQLPPTGSLTFGDETAIPGVGVSKETGAWLTDYADRGASARLIVDAETTPGTSHNAVAELGPDTEDEVVVVAHLDSHDIAEGALDNGCGITVVVAAAHLLAKMDLDTRVRIAGVGCEEIGLLGSEVLVESLDPSNVNAVVNVDGAGRFRDMRAYLHGSETMRDVVETVSDETNQPIKQQEGVHPFSDHWPFLKEGIPALQLHSEQDHSAPGARGRGWGHTHADTRDKVDDRNLREHAMLAALLVREVASRDEIPRREAEDVAANLRENDYEEGMRAAGIWPDEWV
- the truA gene encoding tRNA pseudouridine(38-40) synthase TruA, whose amino-acid sequence is MRAFRVAYDGRPFYGFQRQPDVPTVEDAMFDALRALGVADTVPEGYAAAGRTDAGVSALAQTVAFECPDWLTPSAFNSELPGSIRAWASAEVVPEFHATHDAYYREYVYHCYAPKANLGLAKDASKRLAGENDYHNLTPDDDGTVRDLDIHVLQDGDYLVFTLRAGGFARNLVRRVVSLVHAIAVGDAPMAKIERVLSAKPLDGPEGIPPAPAHPLLLADVGYGCEFELEDDAAKSARDVFRDLRIERRTRSRVAGEITTHLE
- a CDS encoding DUF7411 family protein, which encodes MELGLLYSGGKDSTLAALLLNDFYDVTLVTAHFGVTDDWKHARDTAEATGFDFETVELDRDAALTAVERMVEDGYPRNGIQQVHLHALESVAGMRFDAIADGTRRDDRVPTVSRAQTQSLEDRYDIDYIVPLSGFGRSAVDRLVTANLDVESGPSDEIRKADYEAELRTLLTEQHGADAVNDVFPAHEQTYVTGFLTGG